The following are encoded in a window of Ictalurus punctatus breed USDA103 chromosome 13, Coco_2.0, whole genome shotgun sequence genomic DNA:
- the LOC108273850 gene encoding translational activator of cytochrome c oxidase 1, with product MAVGAVLRSFLSGCAPKLSKVPRLSALPFCVRTVHVCPVLHAGHNKWSKVKDIKIPKDAARARMIAKYTMLIRVAVREGGPNPEYNVTLAQLLEQCRNKNLPKTTIEAAIKGAEKSKAGTQYTYEARGPGGSTLLIEVLTDNSTRSHQAIKHILTKNGGAICEGARHHFDRKGVIVAARDQVSTEKALELAIEAGAEDVHEAEDEDEKPILQFICDMNSTKAVRTALEALGVHTLSAGMEYIANTPAALPQDQLDASATLLEALNDYPDVVRVWDNIQALE from the exons ATGGCAGTCGGAGCGGTGTTACGTTCTTTTCTGTCCGGCTGCGCTCCTAAACTGTCGAAGGTTCCGCGGCTGAGTGCGCTCCCGTTCTGCGTCAGGACGGTGCACGTGTGTCCGGTTTTGCACGCGGGCCACAACAAATGGTCCAAAGTGAAAGACATCAAGATCCCGAAAGATGCAGCTCGAGCGCGGATGATCGCCAAATACACGATGTTGATCAGGGTGGCAGTGAGAG agggaGGACCAAACCCGGAGTATAATGTCACTTTGGCTCAGCTTCTAGAGCAGTGCAGAAATAAAAATCTACCCAAAACTACCATTGAGGCTGCTATTAAAGGAGCG GAAAAGTCGAAAGCTGGTACTCAATACACGTACGAGGCGCGAGGGCCCGGAGGTTCCACGCTGCTCATCGAGGTTCTGACGGACAACAGCACACGCTCACACCAGGCCATCAAGCACATCTTAACGAAAAACGG GGGGGCGATCTGTGAAGGCGCCCGGCATCATTTTGACAGAAAAGGCGTCATCGTGGCGGCCCGAGACCAAGTTTCTACTGAAAAAGCTCTGGAGCTGGCGATAGAGGCGGGGGCTGAAGACGTGCACGAAgctgaggatgaggatgagaagCCGATTTTACAG TTCATCTGTGACATGAACTCGACAAAAGCTGTGCGGACAGCGCTGGAAGCTCTCGGGGTTCACACTCTGTCAGCGGGGATGGAGTACATCGCCAACACTCCCGCTGCTCTACCACAGGACCAGCTGGACGCCAGTGCCACCCTACTCGAGGCTCTCAACGATTACCCAGACGTGGTCAGAGTGTGGGACAACATTCAGGCGCTGGAGTAA